The Paramormyrops kingsleyae isolate MSU_618 chromosome 11, PKINGS_0.4, whole genome shotgun sequence genome includes a window with the following:
- the LOC111846986 gene encoding teashirt homolog 3 isoform X1: MPRRKQQAPRRAAAYVPDELKEVAMLDEDLEEDDSAVEEEPPVKFLCSEKDFLPKDTALYQDSPMADFSGHEIDSESHLSESSDRMSDFESASVKNEEEVVKEPPMATASAAATSEGSPAGPDSLEQMKAIYTSFLTNSYWSSLNLNLAQPPAENQQRSSSSSSSSSSSSCGSGSYDWHQSAMAKTLQQVSHNRLHQEPSLFSTVQLYRQSTKLYGSIFTGASKFRCKDCSAAYDTLVELTVHMNETGHYRDDNHETDSNGTKRWSKPRKRSLLEMEGKEDAQKVLKCMYCGHSFESLQDLSVHMIKTKHYQKVPLKEPVTPVAAKIISSSRKRAPIDLELPSSPDSSVGTPKPTLTDPNDALQKVSNPYSTPNNRYGHQNGASYTWQFESRKSQILKCMECGSSHNTLQELTAHMMVTGHFIKVTNSAIKKGKSSMETPVTPTLSTPTEEKVQSVPLAATAFSPTPTAPPSSTSPKLCVEIKKEEKEVECSKEISSSKDKKFADEEEEKFNIASKYHYLTEEDLEESPKGGLDILKSLENTVTSAINKAQNGTPSWGGYPSIHAAYQLPNIMKLSLGTSGKSSPLKYMFTAGEILSPTKSQPLVSPPISQTSPLPKNNFHAMEELVKKVTEKVAKVEEKMKDSEKKASPLRRTSPSPCSSEAGESVASNSPKDPRAKTPENSNSGKEATSGGLTKSPLENGADSLRVSASTLCSSTAIITDHPPEQPFVNPLSALQSVMNVHLGKAAKPALPALDPMSMLFKMSNSLAEKAAVATPPAQTKKNEHLDRYFYHINNDQPIDLTKGKSDKSSTLGSGLLSPMSTSASASPSSTMTTAKTSTVVSFMSNSPLRENALSDISDMLRNLTESHTSKSSTPTSLSERSDVEGATPEEPEEVNPAQKRKGRQSNWNPQHLLILQAQFAASLRQTSDGKYVMSDLSPQERMHISRFTGLSMTTISHWLANVKYQLRRTGGTKFLKNLDSGHPVFFCNDCASQIRTPSTYISHLESHLGFRLRDLAKLSGEPFGSQVAHHAPGSAEKLFSTPSPSSSPDEEGNGTSYQCKLCNRTFASKHAVKLHLSKTHGKSPEDHLLYVCELEKQ; the protein is encoded by the coding sequence CATATGTTCCCGATGAGTTGAAGGAGGTGGCCATGCTGGACGAGGACCTCGAGGAGGATGACTCTGCTGTGGAGGAAGAGCCCCCAGTCAAATTCTTGTGCTCGGAGAAAGACTTTCTCCCGAAGGACACTGCGCTATACCAGGACTCTCCAATGGCTGACTTCTCCGGCCACGAGATCGATAGCGAGTCCCACCTGAGCGAGTCGAGCGATCGCATGTCCGACTTTGAGAGTGCCTCCGTCAAGAATGAGGAGGAGGTGGTCAAGGAGCCCCCTATGGCGACTGCATCTGCCGCTGCCACCAGCGAGGGCTCCCCCGCTGGCCCAGACAGTCTGGAGCAGATGAAGGCCATCTACACCAGCTTCCTGACTAATTCCTACTGGTCCTCGCTCAACTTGAATCTCGCCCAGCCACCAGCGGAAAACCAGCAGCGtagcagcagcagtagcagcagcagcagcagcagtagctGTGGCAGCGGGAGCTACGACTGGCATCAGTCGGCTATGGCCAAAACCCTCCAGCAGGTGTCGCACAACCGTCTCCACCAGGAGCCCAGCCTCTTCAGCACTGTGCAGCTCTACCGGCAGAGCACCAAGCTCTACGGCTCCATCTTCACCGGTGCCAGCAAGTTCCGCTGCAAGGACTGCAGCGCTGCCTACGACACCTTAGTGGAGCTGACGGTGCACATGAATGAGACGGGGCACTACCGTGACGACAACCACGAGACAGACAGCAACGGCACCAAGCGCTGGTCCAAGCCGCGCAAACGCTCCCTCCTGGAGATGGAAGGCAAAGAGGATGCCCAGAAGGTACTCAAGTGTATGTACTGTGGACACTCCTTTGAGTCCTTACAGGACCTGAGTGTCCACATGATCAAGACAAAACACTACCAGAAAGTGCCTCTCAAGGAGCCCGTAACCCCTGTGGCAGCCAAAATTATCTCCTCGTCTCGGAAGAGGGCCCCCATCGACTTGGAACTGCCCAGTTCCCCAGATTCATCAGTGGGGACCCCTAAACCAACCCTGACTGACCCAAACGATGCCCTGCAGAAGGTCTCCAACCCCTATAGCACACCTAACAATAGGTACGGACACCAGAATGGTGCCAGCTACACCTGGCAGTTTGAGTCGCGGAAGTCACAGATTCTGAAATGCATGGAGTGTGGCAGTTCCCACAATACCCTGCAGGAGCTGACAGCCCACATGATGGTCACGGGTCACTTCATCAAAGTTACCAACTCTGCTATTAAGAAAGGGAAGTCCAGTATGGAGACCCCTGTCACACCCACGCTGAGTACCCCAACCGAGGAGAAAGTTCAGTCTGTGCCATTGGCTGCCACCGCCTTTTCCCCAACACCCACAGCCCCACCCTCCAGTACCTCCCCCAAGCTCTGCGTCGAGATAAAAaaagaggagaaggaggtggagTGCTCAAAGGAGATAAGTAGCAGTAAAGACAAGAAGTTTGCAGATGAGGAAGAGGAAAAATTCAACATTGCCTCCAAGTACCACTACCTGACTGAGGAAGACTTAGAGGAGAGTCCAAAAGGgggacttgacattctgaagtCACTGGAGAACACAGTGACATCTGCCATCAACAAAGCTCAGAATGGCACCCCAAGCTGGGGAGGTTACCCAAGCATACATGCTGCATACCAGCTGCCCAACATCATGAAGCTCTCCCTGGGCACCTCAGGGAAAAGCTCCCCATTGAAATACATGTTTACAGCTGGAGAGATTCTATCACCAACCAAAAGCCAGCCTCTGGTTTCTCCCCCTATTAGCCAGACATCTCCATTGCCAAAAAACAACTTCCATGCCATGGAGGAACTAGTGAAGAAGGTCACCGAGAAAGTGGCTAAGGTGGAGGAGAAGATGAAGGACTCTGAGAAGAAGGCCTCCCCGCTGAGACGGACTTCACCCTCTCCCTGTAGCAGTGAAGCGGGAGAATCGGTGGCCAGCAATTCTCCCAAAGACCCAAGGGCAAAAACCCCAGAGAACAGCAACAGCGGGAAGGAGGCTACCAGTGGTGGCCTCACCAAAAGCCCGCTGGAGAACGGGGCCGACTCCTTGAGGGTTTCTGCCTCTACTCTTTGTAGCAGCACTGCCATCATCACCGACCACCCTCCTGAGCAGCCCTTTGTCAACCCCTTAAGTGCGCTTCAGTCGGTCATGAACGTCCATCTTGGCAAGGCGGCGAAACCGGCACTGCCAGCCCTGGACCCTATGAGCATGCTCTTCAAAATGAGCAACAGCCTGGCAGAGAAGGCTGCAGTGGCCACACCTCCCGCACAGACCAAAAAAAACGAGCACCTGGACCGCTATTTTTACCACATCAATAATGATCAACCCATCGATCTGACCAAAGGCAAGAGTGACAAAAGCTCCACTTTGGGCTCTGGGCTTCTATCGCCCATGTCAACGTCGGCATCAGCCTCTCCCTCGTCTACCATGACAACAGCCAAGACGTCCACCGTAGTGTCGTTCATGTCGAACTCACCTCTGCGTGAGAACGCCCTGTCGGACATCTCTGACATGCTGAGGAACCTGACAGAAAGCCACACATCGAAGTCCTCCACACCAACCAGCCTGTCCGAGCGGTCGGACGTGGAAGGCGCGACTCCGGAGGAGCCAGAGGAGGTGAACCCAGCCCAAAAGCGCAAGGGCCGGCAGTCTAACTGGAATCCCCAGCACCTGCTGATTCTGCAAGCCCAGTTTGCAGCCAGCCTACGGCAGACATCTGACGGAAAATATGTCATGTCAGACCTCAGTCCCCAGGAGCGGATGCATATCTCTCGCTTCACGGGCCTCTCCATGACCACCATCAGCCACTGGTTGGCCAATGTCAAGTACCAGCTGAGGAGGACGGGCGGGACCAAGTTTTTGAAGAATCTGGACTCGGGCCACCCAGTGTTCTTCTGTAACGACTGCGCCTCTCAGATCCGGACTCCATCTACATACATCAGCCACCTGGAGTCGCACCTGGGCTTCCGGCTGAGAGACCTGGCCAAACTATCTGGCGAGCCGTTTGGCAGCCAGGTCGCGCACCATGCTCCGGGCTCAGCCGAGAAACTGTTCTCCACCCCTTCCCCTTCATCCTCACCCGACGAGGAAGGTAACGGCACCTCGTACCAGTGCAAGCTCTGCAACCGGACTTTTGCGAGCAAGCATGCCGTCAAGCTCCACCTCAGTAAGACCCATGGGAAGTCGCCGGAGGACCACCTCCTGTACGTGTGCGAGCTGGAGAAGCAGTAG
- the LOC111846986 gene encoding teashirt homolog 3 isoform X2, whose protein sequence is MLDEDLEEDDSAVEEEPPVKFLCSEKDFLPKDTALYQDSPMADFSGHEIDSESHLSESSDRMSDFESASVKNEEEVVKEPPMATASAAATSEGSPAGPDSLEQMKAIYTSFLTNSYWSSLNLNLAQPPAENQQRSSSSSSSSSSSSCGSGSYDWHQSAMAKTLQQVSHNRLHQEPSLFSTVQLYRQSTKLYGSIFTGASKFRCKDCSAAYDTLVELTVHMNETGHYRDDNHETDSNGTKRWSKPRKRSLLEMEGKEDAQKVLKCMYCGHSFESLQDLSVHMIKTKHYQKVPLKEPVTPVAAKIISSSRKRAPIDLELPSSPDSSVGTPKPTLTDPNDALQKVSNPYSTPNNRYGHQNGASYTWQFESRKSQILKCMECGSSHNTLQELTAHMMVTGHFIKVTNSAIKKGKSSMETPVTPTLSTPTEEKVQSVPLAATAFSPTPTAPPSSTSPKLCVEIKKEEKEVECSKEISSSKDKKFADEEEEKFNIASKYHYLTEEDLEESPKGGLDILKSLENTVTSAINKAQNGTPSWGGYPSIHAAYQLPNIMKLSLGTSGKSSPLKYMFTAGEILSPTKSQPLVSPPISQTSPLPKNNFHAMEELVKKVTEKVAKVEEKMKDSEKKASPLRRTSPSPCSSEAGESVASNSPKDPRAKTPENSNSGKEATSGGLTKSPLENGADSLRVSASTLCSSTAIITDHPPEQPFVNPLSALQSVMNVHLGKAAKPALPALDPMSMLFKMSNSLAEKAAVATPPAQTKKNEHLDRYFYHINNDQPIDLTKGKSDKSSTLGSGLLSPMSTSASASPSSTMTTAKTSTVVSFMSNSPLRENALSDISDMLRNLTESHTSKSSTPTSLSERSDVEGATPEEPEEVNPAQKRKGRQSNWNPQHLLILQAQFAASLRQTSDGKYVMSDLSPQERMHISRFTGLSMTTISHWLANVKYQLRRTGGTKFLKNLDSGHPVFFCNDCASQIRTPSTYISHLESHLGFRLRDLAKLSGEPFGSQVAHHAPGSAEKLFSTPSPSSSPDEEGNGTSYQCKLCNRTFASKHAVKLHLSKTHGKSPEDHLLYVCELEKQ, encoded by the coding sequence ATGCTGGACGAGGACCTCGAGGAGGATGACTCTGCTGTGGAGGAAGAGCCCCCAGTCAAATTCTTGTGCTCGGAGAAAGACTTTCTCCCGAAGGACACTGCGCTATACCAGGACTCTCCAATGGCTGACTTCTCCGGCCACGAGATCGATAGCGAGTCCCACCTGAGCGAGTCGAGCGATCGCATGTCCGACTTTGAGAGTGCCTCCGTCAAGAATGAGGAGGAGGTGGTCAAGGAGCCCCCTATGGCGACTGCATCTGCCGCTGCCACCAGCGAGGGCTCCCCCGCTGGCCCAGACAGTCTGGAGCAGATGAAGGCCATCTACACCAGCTTCCTGACTAATTCCTACTGGTCCTCGCTCAACTTGAATCTCGCCCAGCCACCAGCGGAAAACCAGCAGCGtagcagcagcagtagcagcagcagcagcagcagtagctGTGGCAGCGGGAGCTACGACTGGCATCAGTCGGCTATGGCCAAAACCCTCCAGCAGGTGTCGCACAACCGTCTCCACCAGGAGCCCAGCCTCTTCAGCACTGTGCAGCTCTACCGGCAGAGCACCAAGCTCTACGGCTCCATCTTCACCGGTGCCAGCAAGTTCCGCTGCAAGGACTGCAGCGCTGCCTACGACACCTTAGTGGAGCTGACGGTGCACATGAATGAGACGGGGCACTACCGTGACGACAACCACGAGACAGACAGCAACGGCACCAAGCGCTGGTCCAAGCCGCGCAAACGCTCCCTCCTGGAGATGGAAGGCAAAGAGGATGCCCAGAAGGTACTCAAGTGTATGTACTGTGGACACTCCTTTGAGTCCTTACAGGACCTGAGTGTCCACATGATCAAGACAAAACACTACCAGAAAGTGCCTCTCAAGGAGCCCGTAACCCCTGTGGCAGCCAAAATTATCTCCTCGTCTCGGAAGAGGGCCCCCATCGACTTGGAACTGCCCAGTTCCCCAGATTCATCAGTGGGGACCCCTAAACCAACCCTGACTGACCCAAACGATGCCCTGCAGAAGGTCTCCAACCCCTATAGCACACCTAACAATAGGTACGGACACCAGAATGGTGCCAGCTACACCTGGCAGTTTGAGTCGCGGAAGTCACAGATTCTGAAATGCATGGAGTGTGGCAGTTCCCACAATACCCTGCAGGAGCTGACAGCCCACATGATGGTCACGGGTCACTTCATCAAAGTTACCAACTCTGCTATTAAGAAAGGGAAGTCCAGTATGGAGACCCCTGTCACACCCACGCTGAGTACCCCAACCGAGGAGAAAGTTCAGTCTGTGCCATTGGCTGCCACCGCCTTTTCCCCAACACCCACAGCCCCACCCTCCAGTACCTCCCCCAAGCTCTGCGTCGAGATAAAAaaagaggagaaggaggtggagTGCTCAAAGGAGATAAGTAGCAGTAAAGACAAGAAGTTTGCAGATGAGGAAGAGGAAAAATTCAACATTGCCTCCAAGTACCACTACCTGACTGAGGAAGACTTAGAGGAGAGTCCAAAAGGgggacttgacattctgaagtCACTGGAGAACACAGTGACATCTGCCATCAACAAAGCTCAGAATGGCACCCCAAGCTGGGGAGGTTACCCAAGCATACATGCTGCATACCAGCTGCCCAACATCATGAAGCTCTCCCTGGGCACCTCAGGGAAAAGCTCCCCATTGAAATACATGTTTACAGCTGGAGAGATTCTATCACCAACCAAAAGCCAGCCTCTGGTTTCTCCCCCTATTAGCCAGACATCTCCATTGCCAAAAAACAACTTCCATGCCATGGAGGAACTAGTGAAGAAGGTCACCGAGAAAGTGGCTAAGGTGGAGGAGAAGATGAAGGACTCTGAGAAGAAGGCCTCCCCGCTGAGACGGACTTCACCCTCTCCCTGTAGCAGTGAAGCGGGAGAATCGGTGGCCAGCAATTCTCCCAAAGACCCAAGGGCAAAAACCCCAGAGAACAGCAACAGCGGGAAGGAGGCTACCAGTGGTGGCCTCACCAAAAGCCCGCTGGAGAACGGGGCCGACTCCTTGAGGGTTTCTGCCTCTACTCTTTGTAGCAGCACTGCCATCATCACCGACCACCCTCCTGAGCAGCCCTTTGTCAACCCCTTAAGTGCGCTTCAGTCGGTCATGAACGTCCATCTTGGCAAGGCGGCGAAACCGGCACTGCCAGCCCTGGACCCTATGAGCATGCTCTTCAAAATGAGCAACAGCCTGGCAGAGAAGGCTGCAGTGGCCACACCTCCCGCACAGACCAAAAAAAACGAGCACCTGGACCGCTATTTTTACCACATCAATAATGATCAACCCATCGATCTGACCAAAGGCAAGAGTGACAAAAGCTCCACTTTGGGCTCTGGGCTTCTATCGCCCATGTCAACGTCGGCATCAGCCTCTCCCTCGTCTACCATGACAACAGCCAAGACGTCCACCGTAGTGTCGTTCATGTCGAACTCACCTCTGCGTGAGAACGCCCTGTCGGACATCTCTGACATGCTGAGGAACCTGACAGAAAGCCACACATCGAAGTCCTCCACACCAACCAGCCTGTCCGAGCGGTCGGACGTGGAAGGCGCGACTCCGGAGGAGCCAGAGGAGGTGAACCCAGCCCAAAAGCGCAAGGGCCGGCAGTCTAACTGGAATCCCCAGCACCTGCTGATTCTGCAAGCCCAGTTTGCAGCCAGCCTACGGCAGACATCTGACGGAAAATATGTCATGTCAGACCTCAGTCCCCAGGAGCGGATGCATATCTCTCGCTTCACGGGCCTCTCCATGACCACCATCAGCCACTGGTTGGCCAATGTCAAGTACCAGCTGAGGAGGACGGGCGGGACCAAGTTTTTGAAGAATCTGGACTCGGGCCACCCAGTGTTCTTCTGTAACGACTGCGCCTCTCAGATCCGGACTCCATCTACATACATCAGCCACCTGGAGTCGCACCTGGGCTTCCGGCTGAGAGACCTGGCCAAACTATCTGGCGAGCCGTTTGGCAGCCAGGTCGCGCACCATGCTCCGGGCTCAGCCGAGAAACTGTTCTCCACCCCTTCCCCTTCATCCTCACCCGACGAGGAAGGTAACGGCACCTCGTACCAGTGCAAGCTCTGCAACCGGACTTTTGCGAGCAAGCATGCCGTCAAGCTCCACCTCAGTAAGACCCATGGGAAGTCGCCGGAGGACCACCTCCTGTACGTGTGCGAGCTGGAGAAGCAGTAG